The Rhinoderma darwinii isolate aRhiDar2 chromosome 9, aRhiDar2.hap1, whole genome shotgun sequence sequence GTACGTAGCAGAGCGGTGCGTGCGTGCGTACGTACGTAGCAGAGCGGTGCGTGCGTGCGTACGTACGTAGCAGAGCGGTGcgtgcgtacgtacgtacgtacgtagcaGAGCGGTGcgtgcgtacgtacgtacgtacgtacgtagcaGAGCGGTGCGTGCGTGCGTACGTACGTAGCAGAGCGGTGcgtgcgtacgtacgtacgtagcaGAGCGGTGCGTGCGTGCGTACGTACGTAGCAGAGCGGTGCGTGCGTGCGTAcgtacgtagcagagctgtggtgcgtgcgtgcgtacgtagcagagctgtgcgtgcgtacgtacgtagcagagctgtgcgtgcgtacgtacgtagcagagctgtgcgtacgtagcagagctgtgcgtggGTGCGTGCGTAcgtacgtagcagagctgtgcgtgcgtacgtacgtagcagagctgtgcgtgcgtACGTAGCAGAGCTGAGCGTGCGTACGTAGCAGAGATGTGCGCACGTACGTACGTAGCAGAGATGTGCGCACGTACGTACGTAGCAGAGATGTGCGCGTGCAGCAGAGCTGCGCGTATGTGCGCGTGCAGCAGAGCTGCGCGTATGTGCAGCAGAGCTGCGTGTAGCACagttgcgtgtgtgtgtgtgtagtgtgtacagCAGGGCTGTATACTAATTTTGTGCAGTGGAGTATGCATCcttatagccgcttatcagctgttttgaagaatcagcaatGGAAACACACTCACTCACTGTTTTTGGGCGCAtagttaggactcccactgactctgggaacatttggcgcattttatgcaccaaagaattgatccaacatttcttttttacgcaacacgttttttaaaaacgcttgcgtaaaaaactaaATTGATTGATGTAAATGTGAAGCTTAATGAAGCGTTCTACGCTTTTTtcacgtgttttttttacgcattttgtgtttgtgctttttggcgcataattaggactcccattaaaTATGGGAATATTTGGCacgttttacgtgcaaaggaattgactcgacGCTTCTTTATTTACACGTGTTTTTTAAAACCGCGTGTAAAAAAGcgcattgtatgtactaacagcgcactttaccaattatgtaaatgaaaagcgtaatcaagcgtttttttatgcgttttttttgtcatgtaaaatgcgccaaaaaaaacacatcaaatacacgccatgtgaaccaGTCAATTgagaagtcattcacttcacttccatcattcttagggtatgtgcacacacactaattacgtccgtaattgacggacgtatttcggccgcaagtaccggaccgaacacagtgcagggagccgggctcctagcatcatacttatgtacgatgctaggagtccctgcctctccgtggaactattgtcccgtactgaaaacatgattacagtacgggacagttgtcctgcagagaggcagggactcctagcatcgtatataactatgatgctaggagcccggctccctgcagtgtgttcggtccggggcttgcggccgaaatacgtctgtcaattacggatgtaattagtgtgtgtgcacatacccttagccttttggtgtgtcctatagcttctaccaGCTGCATTGTAAAAGCTCTCCCAAAATGGGAatcggacaatgcttagcaatttgaagaccccttttcctggcttgtaaccaaaaatagggaggtgggtgagattccctcccacatttacagcagctgtaagtcaggttgctttcccttcaccttgctgtaattctgggaagtgctccctctggtggccaacatggaacatgtcaaattattatttaatttttaatacttcccaccatgtggaggaaaaaaaaaatacaacaaaaaggaataataataagtaaattactttaaaaaaaataataaattaatttgcgacacattccctttaaaaaggcAAAAACCTGCTCTATGCAAAAATCCTGGGGGCTAAGACCCCTAAACAAGCCagttgtggcgatacgcgtggggcattCTGTGCTCTATTCCCAGAATCGGTAACATCGATATTCACGCCACTTGAAAAAAATGTTGCATCCATGCTACATCTTTATATACTTATGTCTGTACACCATGCGGTCATTTGTGTATTAGCAGCTTGTGTTGAGGGGATCGGTGGTTTGGTGGGGGTTTGTgtttttgccattttaaattaTTTCAAATCTTGTAAGTGTGGTTCAATTTGTTTAAAGTAAAAACGTATCTAAAGGTATTTTCCATGACTGGACAAATGATGACCTGTCGCTTTAAATTAATTAAGAATAGGTAAAGGTCTGTACCTTGGCGTCTAGCTCCATAATATGAGACACTTTGTTCCAGCCAAAGCCCAGGAAACGCTGGTCATATTCGGGACAGTCTCGTCGGACAACCACATAGGGTTCAAAGTTTGGTGCCCAATCAACATGGTATGAAGTAGTTGCTGTTCTCCACTTGGCATAGTTGGTTGGTGCATGTCCCTTCTCCCACACGTGATATCTAAGAATGACGACAGCTATAAATATAACCACAAAGCAACCACAAGCCTTACTTTGATACAATCAGTTTATCGCTAGGAAAAATCACATGAATAAAAAAAGTAATAGTAACAAACTCCAGTGTCTGAATTTTTTACCGTCCCGGCTAAACCATTACATAACATAACCATTACAGTGATAGTGGACTAAACCAGAGACATGATGACGGCCAAACGTTATTCAGCAAGAAGTCATCAGCCCTGTATCTACTTTAGCATTTATATTTGGGTTGGCCAAGCATGCCCATGAGATCTATGGAGGGAGGAGTTTCCCGCAGTTCCACTTCCCTAAAGAATAAATAGTTGGTGATGTTTGCTGTCATCTAGAGATTAGATTGTTAGATCTGGGCTGTCTATGGAAGATTAGGTCACCGGATAGGCCTAGTGTaatgccaacaataaaaaaaatactgataTTTAAAAGGTCTGTGGATGAtacagttaaagggaacctgtcaccagcatttcacgtattgaactttacttatccctcactggctgctgctataaaaagttcattggcgttatcccctctccaaactcctcctccgactgtaaataacgtaataatccggtgtcccttggtgcgcacacaccagaataggacatcaatgtacaagcaaggattttgtgtgctgggggacggtgaggagctgtcaatcaaaagtaaggaggcggggaaaACTCTGAAAAGtcgtatcttcattcctcaagtctttccaacaaagatttgactcttttatgctcattagcatacggcgcgggaacactaaaaaactgaatactaaagctaccgagccgactaagaagacaattataagttatatagaaatgatttttcacccactaccaccaggtattgctggtttaataggtgaaatgctggtgacaggttccctttaatacatATATAATCTACATCGGTGATGGGAAAACAGTGCCCTATTCTGTCGCATATTAGCAAGTTTTAATAATTACGTCTCCTGTTTTagaccagcaggtggcagcacagtaaggctgggttcacacgacctattttcagacgtaaacaaggcgtattatgcctcgttttacgtctgaaaatacggctccaatacgtcggcaaacatctgccccattcatttgaatgggtttgccgacgtacgcttctatacattatatgcgggacgcttctatacattatatgcgggacgcttatatacattatatacattaccaaaTGGCCCATAGGAAGGTTCCTTTAGGCCATTtggaaacaaaattaaataaacaagcACAATTACTAATAGATACCAAATATACTAACAATGGTATGATACATGGAATTTGAAACTCATCATAGGGTGTCCTAAGAAAAAGGGACTGCTCACCCTATCCCTGCCAGGTCCTCTATACCGAATGGTACCGGTTTTAAGAACTAGAGGTCTATTTGATCCAGTCACTTCTTgcccttcttttttcttttccacgTTCCCCTTTCCCTTTATGAATTCAGTAGTTTGTTTCTCCTACATCAGATTACTCTACAGTGTAAAGAGTACTTCTAATAAATTCCAAAATTACCAAAACaaggtttgcaaaaaaaaaacaaacctattatttgatccctttaggacttattcacacttaacggaattgctgcagaaaatggtgtggattttgcggcgtttttttcaatgctgaGACATggcgacatctctgaaaaacgcagcaattcagtccacgctccgcagcaggaattgacatgctgcggtacgaaaaatatgcaacgcaggtcaatttctggttggaaattttttatgcagcgtgtggatgagatttgttaaagatCACCCACTTTGCTCCCACTGTctactgctgcgtattttccttccgcaattctggatggaaaatacgcagcaattccgctacgtctggacaagccctaaatgtgAGTCCCAATTTTATTAAATCTCTATATACACACTTTAATAATAGTTCCAACTAGACAGGACATTTGCTATGAGCTCAGTTTTATCTTACCGGAAAGTGTAGAGTGCCCCCATATCCAGCATGGAGAGCAGTTCTGCTTTAGATTTGGGGAAGGACAGACGGTAACGCAGGGTTTCAAAGGCTGGAACTACGAGAGCTTTCTGAGTGTTGGTCATACCTTCCTGTATTATGGATTCCCTGAAGACGAAAAAATTTTTAATCAGCCCATGTAAATATGCAACTCACATTTCACTAGAAGTTCTCTCTGTGGCGCCACCTATAGGTTAGTCTTGGTCTACCCACCAAACTTTATGACTTTAAGGCTTAATTCACACATTGCGAAATCTGGTGCAAAAAATTATcatcaaaaccgcagataaatGCAGGTAATTCCACAGATAAAATCCACACAAGGCCAGATTCACAAAggatttcacggatccctcatacacTAGAGTCTAtttagggatccgtgaaaactgacaaaaataggacatgtcacacgttgaaatacatgcgtccgtgtgacggcccttaagaaaacgtccgtcacaccatgtccgtctgaataagccctaatagtgtGTTTTTTTGATGCATCTGTTTctgcattaaaatgtaaaaaccgccccTAAAATTTCCTGCTGATtttagtgcatttttttaaagagcttgtcagatacaattcacaagcggaaacgcaagataaatcgcCATGCTGCGGATTTCTAAAATACAAGTTTACGCGCAGAAaaaatgtagatgagatttccgcacgtctcatttactttgctggcacCGTATTATACTGCGGATTTGCAGCACGTTATACGCAACGTGTGGATTAGGCCTAAGGGTACATCCATGTGTAACACTTTTTGTGGCATTAAAAGTTTGAGCCCAATTCATGACGATGTAGTTTACAGCCTATTAACAGACTGAGGACTGCCATCCCCCGGACTAATCCAGCTCGACCAACGAACGTTGAACTTTACATGCATTCCCTTTTCTTCCCAGTACTTAAAATTCTGTTTGTTGGGGTCTTAGCAGTGGGACCCACACCGAACCCTGAAAACAAGTGCCCAGTTTCCCAATCCCAACGGAGACGTGACAGATTGGGAAACTCACGCCATTATGGTATACAGGAGAGGTGGGAATAGCGCAGTATGCAGCACTGTTTCCGTATCTACCATTCCGTATAAAGATTAATGATTGCTCACACATGGCCACTTAGCTGCCAGGATCAAGAGACTGAACACCCCCCATTCTCTAATTCGATGGTGGTCCATGCGGTCGGACCGCCACAATCACACCCATAACACCACGTCTATGGAACTAACCTCAGGCTTTCGTACAGTCCATACATGGGCAGGAAGTCTATGTCAGACAAGAAAACATACGGCGTCTGTGCGTTCCTCAGTGCCACATTTCGTAGGAGATTCACAGGGTAAAGCTGACCTTCCTTGTAGACTACATGGTAGCCAATGTTGGTCCGAGACTGCAGAACCTCAGAGGCTTGAGCATATCGCAAGAACTGCTGAGCTTCAGCGTCTGACAGGTACAAAGCGAGACTGACTGGACCTTCCCAATGTCTACAGATCAACTCCAGCATCTGTAACCTGAAAGATATGAACATTTAGTACTCGGGCTACAGAGCCGTGGACAGCAGTCAATGCAGCGATCCACACTAACCTGTCCATAGATAGCTGTGCCACCAATGTTACATCATTGGGTTCCTCCGGTAACGTTTGGTGTGGGAGGAAGGAGAGGTGAACACGGTGAGACGCAAGACGTTCCCTGCGGAAGTCATAGCAAACATCCTCCTCATCCAGTTGTTCCAAGGCCTCCTGTGAGCAATGCAAAGAGATATCATCAGGACCACACAGAGATGGTGGAGCTAAAGCTTACTGAGCTATACAGAAGCTGGCGGAGCACATAGAggctacagatggagcagagccgAGTTTGTCATTAGGCACCACTCATGACATTATGTAAAACTACAGATGGAATATCACGAGTGGTGCCGGATGacaaacttagctctgctacatctgtagtaaATCTGCTGCATAATCTTGATGCAATAACTACAGCTCGAGACAGTGaactgacaaattcagctctgcctaGTCTGGATATCACAATATTCATTGAAACGGGCCTTAGAAACGAAAGGAGTTTTCTGGGATTACACACTTATGGCCTTTCCTTGGGGTCTGATCCCCAGGACCCCTATCGATTGGCAGAATGAAAGTGGAGTGGCATTTGCTGTAGCGCTGCGGCCCCATTTAATGTTTTGTCCAGGCACAGTGGCTGGAACCGCAGCTCTAGCCCCATTCGCATCTTTAAACGGGGTCAGACTTTTACTGATCATACATTTATGGTGTATCCTAAACATAGGCCATTACCCCCTTAATACTAACTACTACCAGATTACATTTACtttatacatctaatgtgtatgggatgTCCCGACACTCCGAcgatggcagatgttgggggagTGAAGGATCGGGCAGTTTGATttaaacatgcccgatcctttgttctcacAAGTTAGCCGCCGCCAGAGGTGGAGCCCCTCTACTCATTGACAACACGTGCACGCTCTGCCGACTGTGCATGTGTATGGTGGGgattgggaggaatagctgtcagcgAACTGCTATCTAAGCTGTATGACCACCTTTAGAGGCTAGGGCTACAGGGTGACTTTGGCTGAGACAAAGGTGTCGTGACATAAAGATAGCCGTGTGCTCCTGCCTGCATTGCAACCCACGGGTTCCCACTGCCAAGGCCCAAAagtcgcaagaaatccaaacctgCAGGATTCCACAACTGTCAGGTCGCATGGACTTTAATTACATGCAATGCATGCAGGGGAACGCAGATCTTTGGCGGCACGACCTGTGTAGCCGGAGCGTTGATCAGCCTATCATATATCCAGTGAAGCTTCCCTGTTCACATTTGCCTAATTTAATAAAGGAAATCCTATCTTAGAGTTTGCAGATCCTTCATTTGTAGGGTAAATCACTGCTTTATAGGGATCATCAGGAGCATGAGCCACACTGATCAGTCCCTGCATCCATTAGTTATTACAGATCACCGCAGCAAGTAAAGAATGTGGGAGCGAAGAGCATAGACTCAGAATATGGGGATCAGTGGCCTCTAAATAtaggaaaccccccccccatgaATCTCTCCTCAGGCCGCATCGTCCTCACCTCCTGGTCTTGCTCTTGGTCGCTTGGGCAGCCAATGAGTTCTCTGCGTAGGAGGCTCCCGTCATACTCTAGAAAGGTGAGATACAGGGTCCGGAACAATTCTACATGTTTGTTCTTGACACGGAGTTTGTGAGGGGAATTCCAGTGAATCACCTGAAGGtgggaaaaaaacaaacgtaAGATGTCAAATTTCATATTAATGGCCTTTTCTGACCCGGAGTTGTTTTTCAATATCATCAAGGGtgattattaggctgggttcacacgagcatgttaggtccgtaaaggacggaacgtatttcggccgcaagtcccggaccgaacacagtgcagggagccgggctcctagcatcatagttatgtacgaagctaggagtccctgcctctccgtggaactactgtcccgtactgaaaacatgattacagtacgggacagttgtcccgcagcgaggcagggactcctagcgtcgtacataactctgatggtaggagcccggctccctgcactgtgttcggtccgggacttgcggccaaaatacgttccgtcctttacggaccaaacatgctcgtgtgaacccagcctaaccgttCCCCCAGACGTGAAGATAAGAGCCTGCGGGAACAGCTTAAAGCAGACAACGGATTCTAAATAAAGTACAAAATTCCTTTAATTTGGCATCTGATGATCCACAAAGTCAGATAATCCAGTGCAGAAATGCAGTATAATGTGAATTGCACAGGACAGAAGCAGAAGACTTTTACACTTCCGAGTATATTTTATATACGTTTCCATGACCggctgataatccagcacatatCAGGTCCCGTTAATGCCAGACAAAAGGGATTTTACAATATTGAATAAAAGTCATAGAGGATATTAATGATGCGCATCTCACAGATTGATTATATATGTCTTATCAGCGGGAACGAGGAGTGTAATATACCTTATAAAGTAAAGCTCTACACTTGTAACACGGGTCCTTTGTTAGGAGGGGCAGGTTAGAACTGGATACGGTGTAGTAGTCCGGTGGCCTCGGGAATGGGGTTACCCGCTCACATCTCCAGCACAAACCCTGCCTTTATCTTGTGAATTAAAATTAGTTTCTATTTCTACAGAAATGCCACTTCAGCGAATAAGTATGAATGTTATATTTTGCctccatcttaaaggggttttcccaaaatcataaattatcacctctccatagggagaggttataattTTCTGATTGCTGAGATCCCACAGACTGTGAAAACAGGGGACCGAACCACCCCGGGTTCCTGCTCACTACTCAATCACAGTGAGGGGgatattgaatggagcggtgggcgCATGCTCAACACCTGTTGAAGCTCCTCCTAACTGCAGGGgtacagtgaggaggatctgaaaGTTAGGGACCCCCGTTCTGACGAccgatgggggtcccagtggtgcggCCCTAATCGATCAGAAATTATAACctagcctgtggataggtgatcatttatgatATTGGGAAACCCCCTTGCATACATGCCTTCCCTCTAGGAACGCCTGGGAGACGCCCAGCAGTGTAGGCTTTTCTCCCGAATTACTATAGACGCCATTGATGGTTCAGTGATGGCAGCAGTGACCAGTATATTGTGTATGCATGCCCAAATACGCACCTAATACTGCACAGGCGGCATACCGGTCACTGCAGCCATCACTGAACTGCCAATGGCATCATGACTGCAGCCAGCCCACCCGCCCAAGGTAAGAGAAGGGGCACTGTGCCTGCCCATGATGACaggcagaatttattttttttttttacaacagacCTCGGTTTCCTGCCATGACTAGTTTATATTTCTATATAGCAGTGCATCGTATCATGGAGGACGAGAATGCTGTAGATGGTAAAGATGGCtgtacacattagatgaaagtcgTCCAAATTCCCCGactatctaatgtctatgggaatGCCTCAACTCTCCCCTGATGacgggggaaagaaggatcgggcatgttggatttcattatgcccaatcctttgttgaGACACCTCAAGTTCTTCCCTTCTCCCCATTGAAGACACTTGCACGCTCAGCTGACAGCTATCTATAGTGTACGGGCAGCGTATGCGAAGCTCAGACAATGGTGGTCTCACCTTCAGATCAGCCAGTTCACTGTAGCATTGCTCGGAGCGCGTGTGATCCGAGAGCTGCACGTTCCAGTAACAGGGGAGCTCATATACCAGAGAAGGGGAGCTCTTTATAACAGCATTGAATATGTCCTAAATGGAAAAAGACAAATATCATCGTCTATTCATATACTAGGAAGCAATGTATGAAGGCCTACAAACGCTACACCCCAGTCTCACCTGATCAGCAAGTGAAGTGCTCAACATAGTCATGAGTTCTCGCTCAGCGGTCAGACGCCACGTCTCCTCCCAGCCAATCTGACGCAGTTTGTCCAGAAGAAGCAAGATGACCcctggaggaggagaaggaggaatcAATCAGACGCCACAGCAGATAATGGGGAGACGGTAATATTTGGCGCAGGGTCACGGCTGGGACAGGATTTGCTTACCTGTATTGAATCCACGGCCTAAAGCTGGCCACGGCTTATGGTTCTTCCACAGGTTCCCCAGATACCAGTCACTCTGATTCTCCACCAGGCCCAGAACTTGCTCACCTAAAATAAAAACGATTAGTAAATCCTGTTGGAAAGGGAGCAAGGTCATGTGGACACAGGGCGGAGGCCTCAGCCTGGATTACCTGTAAATTTCCTGAATATAGCCCAAAGCTCAGCTATGTCTGTGGCAAAGGTTATGTCAGTGTCTAGGACTATGACCTTTGACAGGTCGGAGGGCAGTGCTTTTGTCAGCGTAAGCTTCATCAGGCCGTAGATTCCAGAGTAATGTTTGTTTGGGATCCATGAAACTTCAGGCTGTGGGGAGAAAAAGTGTGAGAAATAAATCACCAGGGAAGAGGACGCTGGGTGCCGCCATCTTGTATGAGGTACTAAAGGATGTAAGTAGCAGGAAAGTAAAGCTCCTGTACTGAGCCATTTTAACGATTACCTTTGGGAATTGCATTATGAAGATATTTCCTCAAATATTATTACTGGTGGGGTCCAGACCAGGTTGGCTGCATCCCTTATTTTAACAGGGGAACCTGTGCAGGGATCGCCTCTTCGCATGTCCTACAAACAACGATGTGGGGAATAAACTCAAGGATGGTGGAAAAGGAGATGAGGCAAGAAGCACGAAAACGTCCTGTCCCATGTATTAAGGGGTGCGGTAGTGCTACACA is a genomic window containing:
- the LARGE2 gene encoding xylosyl- and glucuronyltransferase LARGE2 — encoded protein: MLCPIRNKAKLLFATLFLLSVVTWLYLSVGDTGYGPSPETSVPQPPPRAPSMQDLEMKLQEAEEENRRLRLQLGELRSEEYEGDNSSRCSQRSLTEKCELIHVAIVCAGHNSSRDVVTLVKSILFHRRNPLHFHLLTDSVAQRILGNLFKTWMVPSLQISFYNASDLKPEVSWIPNKHYSGIYGLMKLTLTKALPSDLSKVIVLDTDITFATDIAELWAIFRKFTGEQVLGLVENQSDWYLGNLWKNHKPWPALGRGFNTGVILLLLDKLRQIGWEETWRLTAERELMTMLSTSLADQDIFNAVIKSSPSLVYELPCYWNVQLSDHTRSEQCYSELADLKVIHWNSPHKLRVKNKHVELFRTLYLTFLEYDGSLLRRELIGCPSDQEQDQEEALEQLDEEDVCYDFRRERLASHRVHLSFLPHQTLPEEPNDVTLVAQLSMDRLQMLELICRHWEGPVSLALYLSDAEAQQFLRYAQASEVLQSRTNIGYHVVYKEGQLYPVNLLRNVALRNAQTPYVFLSDIDFLPMYGLYESLRESIIQEGMTNTQKALVVPAFETLRYRLSFPKSKAELLSMLDMGALYTFRYHVWEKGHAPTNYAKWRTATTSYHVDWAPNFEPYVVVRRDCPEYDQRFLGFGWNKVSHIMELDAKGYELVVLPNAFIIHMPHAPSFDISKFRSSENYRLCVQTLKEEFHQDLSRRYGSAALKYIAAERNR